The segment AACATGCTGATGGTGTTGCCGATGCTGGTTTTCTTTGGACTCGTCAATGGTGCACTTGACCCTGTCCAGACCACATTTGTGGCAGACCTGGTTGAGCCAGAGCGCAGAGGTACTATCATAGGTGGGTTTCAGATGGCCATCGGGCTCGCGGCTCTGCCAGGAGGAGTCATCATCGGGTATATTGCTGACGCATACTCACTTGTCACTGCATTCCACTATTCAGTCGTCCTCACAATGGCAGCCATCGTCTTGCTCCTGCTGGTCCGGTCACAGAAAGTAGAGCGGACTACCCCCGCATGAGCTACATGTAGTCCAGTTTGGCCCACTTCCGAATCAGACTGCCGAAGCTGAAAGACACAATCAGGTACCATGTGAGAAAGTACAGCCCAAAGCCGCCTGTGACCCCCTGCGACGTGCCGAGCCATCCATCGATGAAGAACAACCACTTCTGTGCGTTGAACGGCAGTATGGCGACAGGGGTCCCCTGATACAGAAGACTGAGCATCCAGAAGATTATGATGAATGGTATGTAGAAGATACACATCGGCTTCATTCTGGCACTCATCATCCTGGCCTGGATTGTCATGATATGGCTCTGCCCATCCATCACCTCTTGCAGCAGCACGGGATCCATCGTCTTGCGTGCCGCCCCCAGCTTCTGCTGCCACGCCTTGACCTCCGCCATGTCACTCCTGAGCTGCTCCATGTCGGTGAACCGCACAGTCGACCAAGTCGAAAAGAGAGCAATGAGTACGGACACGAATGCAACAAACACGGCCGAGTATGGAGGCCGAGAGACAAGGTCCAACAGCTGCATGGTCAGGGAAGCGATGTCGCCGAGTACGTCCATGTGGAGGACGGCCTGATGGCGCCATTTTAAGCATTCCTCCACAGCACCAGAACAGGCGCGTCCCGACTGAACACGAACTGTGCTATGTCATGTACTGAGTCGTAGGCCATCTGATTAGTACACGTTAAGTACTATGGGCGCCAAACACTAGTACACCCAAGCATGATTCTCGTCGAGTCTTCCGGATTCTTGACTCAGTCCAGGAGACACCCTTCTGTAGAAGGCCTGCAGAAAGCGCTACGACAACATACAGACACTACGTGTTTGGCCGATGTTTACGCGCCACCATGTGATTGATTTATATTCGGGGTGCGTTTACTGCAGAGTTTGTCTGCCGCCGGGAGGGCAAGACAAGATGCAAATGTTCACGAGAATGCTTAGACGACAGGGATTCTACAGGGTGAAAGGCACTGAGGATCCCGTATTCATGAAACACAACGTCGGACTAGGTGGCGTATACGTCCGACTTGACGACAAGACGGCCTTCGTGACCGTGAGAGACCTCGGTATCTCGGAGGAGTTCACCAAGGTAAAACAGCTTGAGAACTTCATCTCGGGTCTTGAGGACGAAGCATACAGGCAGAAGTGCTTCTTCGTCAGCAAGATGCGTGGGTCAGGATCCTAGGCCTATCGGAGTACTATATTCCTCAGTCCCTCACATCGAAAAGGAGGTCAGGGCACACGTTGTCCCTGACCCCACACTCTTTTGTCGCTCTGGTTCTCTCCGACTGAATGTCCCCCGGCCATGCCACCAGTATCTCTCTCGCGCTGAGTCACTATGCTGCTGTTCCAAGATATGGGCTGCACCGAAGCTCGCGCTTGGTATGAGTCGCCTCGGAGAGTGTCAGCATGATGCATCAAGATGCATGCCTGCTCTGAAAACTGAAGTCCGCTGCCACAAGTAGAGACGTGGAAATTGCACTAGGACAACGACACTTGCTCAAACTCCTCACAAGTCATGGCCTCGGGAAACCATGGGTGAGAGACATGCGTCCATCCATCGCATACTCAATATCATCACAGGACACTACAACCCACCACCACGACACT is part of the Candidatus Thorarchaeota archaeon genome and harbors:
- a CDS encoding DUF106 domain-containing protein — its product is MDVLGDIASLTMQLLDLVSRPPYSAVFVAFVSVLIALFSTWSTVRFTDMEQLRSDMAEVKAWQQKLGAARKTMDPVLLQEVMDGQSHIMTIQARMMSARMKPMCIFYIPFIIIFWMLSLLYQGTPVAILPFNAQKWLFFIDGWLGTSQGVTGGFGLYFLTWYLIVSFSFGSLIRKWAKLDYM